One Carya illinoinensis cultivar Pawnee chromosome 5, C.illinoinensisPawnee_v1, whole genome shotgun sequence genomic window, TCtacagtaataaataaaagagtagaATGTTTGCTTCTAAAGTTGGAACTGATCGGATCGATGTGCACCGTAATTTTATGCCTTTTCTGTCCAGAAATTCAGCCATATATGAGATCATTAAACAGAGGGAAATGTTGGACAAGGATCATTCCATCTGAATCAATTTTATTAGAAGAAGATTGCTGTATTGTAATTTATTTGCCCATAAATGCTctttatgacttttttttttttaatggtgcaGGCAATAATTTCAATTGCTATTGAAGATGGCAATTATCTCCAGGAAGCGTGGGAACACATACTGACATGCCTTTCCCGAATTGAGCATCTGCAACTGTTGGGTGAGGGTGCACCTCCTGATGCGTCATATCTGACTGCATCTAATAGTGAAACAGAGGAAAAGACGGCAAAAGCTATGGGTTTTCcaaatttaaagaagaaaggaacTCTACAGAATCCAGCTGTGGTGGCTGTTGTTCGTGGGGGTTCATATGACAGCACCACTGTTGGAGTCAGTACTTCAGGGCTAGTAACTCCAGAACAGATTAATAACTTCATTTTAAACTTGAATTTGCTGGACCAGATTGGGAATTTTGAGTTGAATCATGTATTTGCTCATAGCCAAAGGCTAAACAGTGAAGCAATAGTAGCTTTTGTTAAGGCCTTGTGCAAAGTTTCCATGTCAGAGTTGCAGTCTCCAACAGACCCTCGGGTATTCAGCCTCACAAAATTAGTTGAGATAGCGTAAGATTCTCCCCtttattttcaacttattttGTGAATTTATCATTCTTTTACATTTGACGCTGCATGACTCATGAGTATGAAATAATAGCAAATCTTCACatcaaatgtaaattttggtgtgTTAGACTAGCTAGGTTTAAGGccctgtttggatgttgagatggtcTCAAtctatctcaacatccaaacatcacTCTTAACATaagcatttttcaatttcaaatattcaacttttcaacttttttatctaatcattacaactttcccgaacctccaaataaaacacaaaaaacaattcaactttttcaaatctcaaaacaaaaattaatattaaaaaattatattctaacaatattttaactatataatttttttattcaacttttctctctcctttcccaaaatcccataaaacatattaactcaaactatttcactactattcacagatttctTATCTcgtctcaacatccaaacgaggTTAAATGAATCAAATGTAGATGGCCTGTTGCTGGAGTTCcctcttttattttagttttatgattAGTGGGTTTTTGAAATTTCTCTAGGTCCAGGACTCCCAGTGAAAGTGGCATGGATTTTAAgaatattgttgtttcttttgcAGGCATTACAACATGAACCGCATTAGACTAGTGTGGTCTCGCATGTGGAATGTTCTATCTGATTTCTTTGTTTCGGTTGGACTCTCAGAAAATCTCTCAGTCGCTATATTTGTCATGGATTCCTTGAGACAGCTTGCTATGAAATTTCTGGAGCGCGAGGAATTGGCAAATTACAACTTCCAGAATGAATTTCTTCGACCATTTGTGATTGTTATGCAGAAAAGCAGCTCTGCAGAAATTAGGGAATTAATAGTACGGTGTATCTCGCAGATGGTCCTCACCCGTGTCAATAATGTGAAATCTGGATGGAAAAGTGTTCTTATGGTAATGCTAGAATTGGTTTATCAataacttgtcaaaaaaaaaaaaagtttaaaactgCTTTACATTAAAGTTAATTAGAATTCTTGTTAGACGCTAATTTTTCACCTATTAATTCTTAAGAAATCATCTTGTATGTTGCAAGTTGCACTGCGGATGGTTGGGCCCAGCCATGTCACCATTTGACTCATTGAATCTCCCTATTTGAAAATAGGCTGGTCCATCCACATATTCATTCTGTTGTTAAGGGGAAATAATTATGTTCAAATCAGCTAGTTTTTCAtcctttaaaaatgattaagtGGGTGATTCTGCGTTGATGTTTCTTTCTTCTCATGCAGTTATGTTTGTTTCTCAGGTTTTTACAGCTGCTGCAGCTGATGAGCGGAAGAATATAGTCCTGTTGGCCTTTGAGACCATGGAAAAAATAGTGCGAGAATATTTCCCTTATATAACTGAGACAGAGACAATGACTTTTACTGATTGCGTCAGGTGCCTCCTAacattcacaaacagcagattTAATAGTGACGTGAGCCTCAATGCCATTGCATTCCTTCGCTTCTGTGCTGTGAAGCTTGCCGAGGGAGGACTTGTTTGCAATGAGAAGAGCAAGGCTGATTGTTCCAATCCAGTTGGACATGTGGATGCTTCAGATATACCAACTTGTACTAATAAAGATGATCACACATCCTTTTGGGTCCCTTTGCTAACAGGTAACTTGCTTCAGAATTGGTTCCCAGAAAATGCTACAGCTGCTAATCGAGCATGATGGCAGAACCCAACCATTGATAAAGTGAAACTGATCTatggttttatatatatatatatataacacctTTTGTAGTTACAATTATCAAACCAAGTCCATTTTGGGCGTTGATGTACACATGAGCCATATTTACTTATTAATATCATGCTGAGTTTATGTTTTCTACCATGCAAACAAGGCCATTTGGTCAACCCCCCCACCCACCCTccggctctctctctcaaggTTACCATAGGTTACCACAATAGTTTTGGCTTGGTCTGTCAATGCTAAGCAAAAGAGAGTAATTTTGTTGCAGACTGAACAGCAGTTAGAAAACTCCTATCCCTGCATCTTCCTACCACACATTTTATCTTCTATTATATGAAGACTGATGCACatttatcttttttgtttcaGGGTTGTCAAAACTAACGTCCGACCCAAGATCAGCCATTAGAAAGAGTTCTTTGGAGGTGCTTTTTAACATTCTGGGGGATCATGGTCATCTTTTTTCAAACCAATTTTGGACTGGCATATTCAATTCTGTGGTTTTCCCCATATTTAAATGTGTTTCTGACAACAGAGGGATGCAAATTGAGGATGAGGAGTCTTTACCAGCATCAAGATCTCCTCATCCCAAAGGAAGTACATGGGACTCTGAAACTTCTGCTGTGGCAGCGCAGTGTCTAGTGGGTCTTTTAGTAAGTTTTTTCGATGTAGTGAGGTCTCAACTACCAGGTGTGGTATCCATACTTACAGGATTCATAAGAAATGCTGTTCAAGGTCCTGCTAGCACTGGGGTTGCTGCTTTGATGCGTTTGGCTAGGGATTTGGGCAGCAGGCTTTCACAAGATGAATGGGGAGAGATTTTTATGGCTTTGAAAGAAGCAGCCACATCAACAGTGCCTGCATTTATGAATGTCTTGAGATCCATGGATGACATCATGGTGCCCGACAATGCCCAATCTTATGCCGATTTAGAAACATTTTCTGATCAAATGTTGACAAATGATGATCTTGAGGATGGTAACCTGCAAACAGCGCAGTATGTGGTTTCAAGGATGAAGAGTCATATAGCTATGCAGCTACTCATAGTACAGGTTCCTCTCCGATCTCTATGCATTTCTGCATGCATATACACCCATAAAGATGGTGTCACTTACATACACGTCTGTGTAGTTGTCATGATCTGATTAGTGTATGCGTACATGCACATATTGCATGTTGTAGTTTTAACATGATGGTACATTTGTGGTAAGTTATATCTTCATCACATGTCAAATTACCATGACAATTTTTATGCTGAAAGTTTTGCTTATGAACCGTCCTGTTACTTTTTCCTTGATGACAATATTCCAGTGCATTTGTCTCTGAAGTTGAAATGTGGCATTCTGATATCTTGAAATCTTCTCATTTCAGGTTGTGACTGATCTTTATAAAATTCACCTAAAATCCTTGTCAGTAGGCAACATCATGATCCTTCGAgaaatcttttcttttatttcatcgCATGCCCATCAGCTTAACTCTGAGGAAATACTGCAGAAGAATCTGCCCATAGTATGCTCTATCCTGGAGCTATCGGAACCACCCCTGGTTCATTTTGAAAATGAGTCTTACCAGAATCGGCTCAATTTCCTCCAAAAGTTACTGGCAGATAATCCTTCTTTGTCTGAGGAGATGAATATTGAAGCAGAATTTGTGGCAGTATGTCAAGAGATATTGCAGATATACCTAAACTGTACTGGTTCTCACTCAGCCCAGCCAAACTCAGGAAACATGCGGGTACTACACTGCATTGTTCCATTGGGTTCGTCGAAAAAGGAAGAATTAGGGGCCCGGACTTCTTTAGTTGTCTCGGCATTGTGGGGATTGAGTGGTTTGAAAAGGGAGTCTTTTAGGAGGTACGTTTCACAATTCTTTCCTCTGTTGGTGGATCTTGTGCAGAGCGAGCATAGTTCCAGAGAAGTTCAGGATGTCCTCAGCAATGTGTTCCAATCGTGTATAGGCCCAATAATAATGGaatgatgttttttcttttggtataTTACACATACGCCATCAATGAACCACAAATTTTGTCTAAGTGGCTAGTGTTAGCTATATTCATTATTGTGCAGTATTTGCCAAGGCTTGGTTTTGTTACCCCCCTAGAATAGAATAGAATGTATGAGCTTAGCTACTGGCTAATTacataatttgagaaaattaccATACCCTCTGCATTTAGTTAgctattttccttctttttgctAAATCCCCCTCCCCTTACCTTTTCCGATCGAGCTGGGAGATTCAATAAGATATTGTACTGAATTTCTGTatgagatgatgatgatttAGAGCTTTTGCAAATGATTAATGCATCTTTAACAAAATTCGGGGCCTGATGTCAATTAAATTCTTGACTCAGAAACTTGAGCT contains:
- the LOC122309733 gene encoding brefeldin A-inhibited guanine nucleotide-exchange protein 1-like isoform X2 is translated as MTVMWMLQTFLKDICRVVNGLLKTALGPPSGSTTTLSPAQDITFRHESVKCLVSIIKSMGAWMDQQLRLGDSYLPKNSESDTTENHLTQNGEDGIVPDYELHPEMSSEFSDAATLEHRRAYKIELQKGISLFNRKPSKGIEFLISTKKVAGSPEAVASFLKNASGLNETIIGDYLGEREEFSLKVMHAYVDSFNFKGMDFGEAIRFFLRGFRLPGEAQKIDRIMEKFAERYCKCNPNSFTSADTAYVLAYSVIMLNTDAHNNMVKDKMTKADFVRNNRGIDDGKDLPEEYLGILYDQIVKNEIKMSDGSSAPQSKQANSFNRLLGFDGIFNLVTWKQTEEKALGANGLLIRHIQEQFKAKSGKSESVYHAVTDVAILRFMAEVCWGPMLAAFSVTLDQSDDRHATSQCVQGFRHAVHVTAVMGLQTQRDAFVTSVAKFTNLHCAADMKQKNVDAVKAIISIAIEDGNYLQEAWEHILTCLSRIEHLQLLGEGAPPDASYLTASNSETEEKTAKAMGFPNLKKKGTLQNPAVVAVVRGGSYDSTTVGVSTSGLVTPEQINNFILNLNLLDQIGNFELNHVFAHSQRLNSEAIVAFVKALCKVSMSELQSPTDPRVFSLTKLVEIAHYNMNRIRLVWSRMWNVLSDFFVSVGLSENLSVAIFVMDSLRQLAMKFLEREELANYNFQNEFLRPFVIVMQKSSSAEIRELIVRCISQMVLTRVNNVKSGWKSVLMVFTAAAADERKNIVLLAFETMEKIVREYFPYITETETMTFTDCVRCLLTFTNSRFNSDVSLNAIAFLRFCAVKLAEGGLVCNEKSKADCSNPVGHVDASDIPTCTNKDDHTSFWVPLLTGLSKLTSDPRSAIRKSSLEVLFNILGDHGHLFSNQFWTGIFNSVVFPIFKCVSDNRGMQIEDEESLPASRSPHPKGSTWDSETSAVAAQCLVGLLVSFFDVVRSQLPGVVSILTGFIRNAVQGPASTGVAALMRLARDLGSRLSQDEWGEIFMALKEAATSTVPAFMNVLRSMDDIMVPDNAQSYADLETFSDQMLTNDDLEDGNLQTAQYVVSRMKSHIAMQLLIVQVVTDLYKIHLKSLSVGNIMILREIFSFISSHAHQLNSEEILQKNLPIVCSILELSEPPLVHFENESYQNRLNFLQKLLADNPSLSEEMNIEAEFVAVCQEILQIYLNCTGSHSAQPNSGNMRVLHCIVPLGSSKKEELGARTSLVVSALWGLSGLKRESFRRYVSQFFPLLVDLVQSEHSSREVQDVLSNVFQSCIGPIIME